One Citrobacter amalonaticus genomic window carries:
- a CDS encoding AraC family transcriptional regulator, with protein MNGNLQSSHVKNETPYNIPLLIHENVISSGISLISLWHTYADEQYRVIWPRDKKKPLIANSWVAVYTVQGCGKILLKNGEHITLTGNCIIFLKPMDIQSYHCEGLVWEQYWMEFTPTSVMDIPIRQQSVIYNGEVYNHELEEVSQLIRSADAMKNNLAVAFLTKIIYQWICLIYAEGKKDPQRMQIEKLIAMLHTSLQRRWSVADMAATLPCSEAWLRRLFLRYTGKTPKEYVLDARLELALSLLKQDGNTVGQVADRLNFFDSFHFSKAFKQKFGYAPSAVLKHTK; from the coding sequence ATGAATGGAAATTTGCAAAGTTCGCATGTAAAAAACGAAACTCCGTACAATATTCCGCTACTAATTCACGAAAATGTGATCTCTAGCGGAATTTCACTGATCTCGTTATGGCACACCTACGCCGATGAACAGTACCGGGTCATTTGGCCGCGAGATAAGAAAAAGCCGCTGATCGCCAATTCATGGGTCGCCGTCTATACCGTACAGGGCTGCGGGAAGATTTTACTCAAAAATGGCGAGCATATTACCTTAACAGGAAACTGTATTATCTTTTTAAAACCAATGGATATTCAATCTTATCATTGTGAAGGTTTAGTCTGGGAACAGTACTGGATGGAGTTTACTCCAACCAGCGTTATGGATATTCCTATACGACAACAAAGTGTAATTTATAACGGTGAGGTTTATAACCATGAACTGGAAGAAGTTTCTCAATTAATAAGATCAGCGGATGCAATGAAAAATAACCTTGCTGTGGCCTTTCTCACTAAGATTATTTATCAATGGATTTGTCTTATTTACGCGGAGGGTAAAAAAGACCCGCAGCGAATGCAAATTGAAAAATTGATCGCCATGCTCCATACCAGTCTACAACGACGCTGGAGCGTCGCAGACATGGCTGCGACACTTCCCTGCAGCGAAGCCTGGTTACGCCGTCTGTTTCTACGCTATACCGGTAAGACGCCAAAAGAGTATGTGCTGGATGCCCGACTGGAACTGGCATTATCGTTACTGAAACAGGATGGAAATACGGTAGGTCAGGTGGCGGACAGGCTTAACTTCTTTGACTCATTTCATTTCAGCAAAGCGTTTAAACAGAAGTTTGGCTATGCGCCTTCTGCGGTGTTGAAACATACGAAGTAA
- a CDS encoding solute:sodium symporter family transporter — translation MNTLQILSFVGFTLLVAVITWWKLRKADTGSQQGYFLAGRSLKAPVIAASLMLTNLSTEQLVGLTGQAYRSGMSVMAWEVISAIPLIFLALIFLPRYLQRGIATIPDFIEERYDKTTRIIIDCCFLIATGICFLPIILYSGALAFNSMFHVTETFGLSQHMAIWLMAVVLGICGILYAVVGGMRAIAIADVINGIGLVIGGLLVPLFGLMAMGNGSLSDGITRLTQDHSQMLNSIGGSNDPVPIGAALTGLILVNTFYWCTNQGIVQRTLASKSLSEGQKGALLTAVLKMLDPLILVLPGVIAFHLFQDLPKADMAYPALVNKVMPLPLIGFFSAVLFGAIISAFCGFLNSASTLFSLGIYRRLINEQASPDQLVTIGRRFGFIVAVVSVLVAPWIAYAPQGLYSWMKQLNGIYNVPLVTIVIMGFFFPRIPALAAKVAMGLGIVSYITINYLVKFDFHFLYVLACTFCINVVVMLIIGAIKPRATPFTFHDAFAVDMEPWKNVKIASVGVLFAMIGVYSGLAQFGGYHSQWLTIISYAITAAVVVYLIYSSWQTRRSVTAPCVPDAKDNA, via the coding sequence ATGAATACGCTACAGATTTTGAGCTTTGTGGGTTTTACGCTACTGGTGGCGGTAATCACCTGGTGGAAGTTACGTAAAGCGGATACCGGTTCGCAGCAGGGATATTTTCTGGCGGGACGTTCATTAAAAGCGCCAGTGATTGCAGCGTCGCTGATGCTGACCAATCTCTCGACAGAACAACTGGTGGGGCTGACCGGTCAGGCCTACCGTAGCGGGATGTCCGTAATGGCGTGGGAAGTAATTTCCGCGATCCCGCTGATTTTTCTGGCGCTGATCTTTCTGCCGCGTTACCTACAGCGCGGCATCGCGACCATCCCCGATTTTATTGAAGAACGTTATGACAAAACGACCCGTATTATCATTGACTGTTGTTTTTTGATTGCTACGGGGATCTGTTTCTTACCGATCATTCTCTATTCCGGCGCACTTGCCTTTAACAGCATGTTTCATGTCACTGAAACATTTGGACTTTCCCAGCATATGGCGATCTGGCTGATGGCGGTGGTGTTGGGGATCTGCGGCATTCTGTATGCCGTCGTGGGCGGAATGCGCGCGATTGCTATTGCCGATGTGATCAACGGTATTGGTCTGGTAATCGGTGGCCTGCTGGTGCCGTTGTTTGGTCTGATGGCGATGGGCAACGGCAGTCTGAGCGACGGCATCACGCGCCTGACCCAGGATCACAGCCAAATGCTGAACTCCATTGGTGGCAGCAATGACCCGGTACCCATCGGCGCGGCGCTCACTGGACTTATCCTGGTGAACACTTTCTATTGGTGTACTAATCAGGGGATTGTGCAACGTACGCTGGCGTCTAAAAGTCTGTCTGAAGGGCAAAAAGGGGCACTGCTGACAGCGGTACTGAAAATGCTGGACCCGCTGATTCTGGTACTGCCAGGTGTGATCGCGTTTCATCTGTTTCAGGACCTGCCAAAGGCGGATATGGCTTATCCGGCACTGGTGAACAAAGTAATGCCATTGCCACTGATTGGCTTTTTCAGTGCGGTGCTTTTCGGTGCCATTATCAGCGCTTTCTGTGGTTTTCTGAACAGCGCTTCGACGTTGTTTAGTCTGGGCATTTATCGCCGACTGATCAATGAACAGGCCAGTCCTGATCAATTGGTCACTATTGGTCGCCGTTTTGGTTTCATCGTGGCGGTGGTTTCGGTGCTGGTTGCGCCGTGGATTGCCTACGCTCCTCAGGGACTCTACAGCTGGATGAAACAGCTTAACGGTATCTACAATGTTCCTCTGGTCACTATCGTTATCATGGGATTCTTCTTTCCACGCATCCCTGCACTGGCTGCGAAGGTGGCGATGGGGCTCGGGATCGTCAGTTACATCACTATCAACTACCTGGTGAAATTCGATTTCCACTTCCTCTACGTACTGGCCTGCACATTCTGTATCAATGTCGTGGTGATGCTGATTATTGGTGCCATCAAACCGCGTGCCACGCCGTTTACATTTCACGATGCGTTCGCTGTTGATATGGAACCGTGGAAAAACGTCAAAATCGCCTCCGTTGGCGTCCTGTTCGCGATGATTGGTGTCTATTCCGGACTGGCACAGTTTGGGGGGTATCACTCTCAGTGGCTAACGATTATCAGCTACGCCATCACGGCGGCCGTGGTGGTTTATTTGATTTACAGCAGTTGGCAAACGCGCCGTTCTGTCACTGCGCCCTGTGTCCCTGATGCTAAGGATAACGCATGA